Genomic window (Hippoglossus stenolepis isolate QCI-W04-F060 chromosome 11, HSTE1.2, whole genome shotgun sequence):
ATTTGTGCTTATGTTTGCTACAGGTAAGTTATCGTGCCAGACAGAGCATGACTCATCAAGCCATAATCAAGATGATTGCCGTCTGGGTGCTGGCCTTTGTCCTGTACGGCCCAGCCATCATATTCTGGGAGCTGGTGGTGGGCAGAAGCCGAGTGCCAAAGGACGAGTGCTTTGCGGAGTTCTATTACTCTTGGTATTTCCTGCTGAGCGCCTCAATGCTggagtttttctctcccttcctctcagTGGCTTTCTTCAACCTCAGCATTTACCTCAGCATACGCAGGAGGAGGCTCCAGAGCAGGCAGGTGCAGCTACACCTTCAAATGAGCGAACCTGCCTCTGCCCAGGGGGAAGGTATCCCCCTCTCCCACAACTGGGGGTTTGGGATGAAACTGGCTGTAAGAGGCTCTTTCAACTCCCAGACCTCCTCTCCCAGTTTGGGTAAACTGGATCCCTCCCCCACCAGGGGGGCCATGCCGAGCCGTCTGTCCAGGGATAAGAAAATAGCAAAGTCCCTTGCCATCATAGTGTGCGTGTTTGCCATCTGCTGGGCACCGTACACTCTGCTGATGATCATCCGCGCTGCCTGCAGAGGGCGATGCATCCAGCATCACTGGTACGAGGTCACCTTCTGGCTCCTGTGGCTCAACTCTGCTATTAACCCCTTCCTGTACCCGCTCTGCCACAGTAGCTTCCGCAGGGCCTTCAGTAAGATCCTCTGTGCAAAGCGGCACAGTACCCAGTCACCTTCGGTCCCTCGTGCTGGCCAGTGACGAGCGCATGAACTAACAATGTGGCAAAGCTAGAAACAAGGTCGAACTGTGCAACACGGTGTGTCAGACAGACCATAATGAATGGGTCTCCTTTGTGTTTGGATGTATAATGTTGGTACTGCACAGTATGACGTTATTGACTCACTGTGTTCAATGTTCAATGTGTCAAACATTCATCGTagagtgaaaaataattatgCTGCCTTAAAAGTATTAGTATGCCAACGAAAGTATCATATATATTTACTGATATTGATTATCATAAGTTGTCACTTACTGTAAGAACTTTATGAGTTCTGTGTTGGTTCATGggagcaaagaaaaaactgaaaaatattcaGAAACATTGTTCAAGGCCTTTTGATAAATATCATGCACACAATTTAACAATGAAACGTCAGCTATGTCGTATGTACTGTACCGTGTATATTGATAGAAATGATATCAAGAAATGCATTTTGCTTGACTTCATTATTTAGCACATACATTGTCCACAGATATTCTCTAGAAAATGAAAGATAACTGTTTCAGGCTAATAAGCAATTTGTTTTGCTATCATATCTAATTTTGATGGTtcaacagcttttattttgaatttacaCTCATGATATTGAGCAGTTATGTTCATAAGTGTTGAGCTCACTCTGACATCTTCCTTCTGCTATTACAGAAATACAGTGTTAAAAATACAAGTGCCATTATAAGTCTGCACGTACGTGAACTGAAATGTCTGACCAAAGCATAACAATAGGCTCTTTAACCATCTTTTCGTTTTTGGCATTACATGACATCAgtaaacaattacatttatgAACCTTAGAGAAGCGACTTATTTATCAACAATATGAAAACGGAGGAGGAGCGGGTGTGTGTACTGTCTCCTTgtgccactagatgtcaccgTTAACCTTCACAGCTCCCTGTGTTTGCAGTGACTGAGGACTCATCATGGAGTGAACGCAGTCTATTAGAAATACGGTTTCCATGAACTCTTTCACTTTAACACTTTGTGTTTGACTCGTCAGTTCAAAACCTGCTTTGCTGCTGCACCCAGATGTTGACCGATCCAAACTGTAATAGAAGAATGTAACATTATTATTCAAGGTCTATGGATATGGATGCTGCTCTCTAACAGTGAATCATTTCACTGTACGTAACCCatacaattaaaaaacactggTTTCAATATGTCCTATGCTTACGCAGTCGATCTATATACTCTTTAAACCTTGTTATACTATTTTCTGTAACTATTTGTGTGGATGAAATATTAGAGTGATAGCATGAATGTTGTCTCTTTTGCTTAAAGCAAAAttattgtataaatactttgtaAAAATGCGTAAATCATTGTTtataattttcaaaataaacacatccCTTTACTCGCTGATATTCTTTGAGCCTAGTttgatatgaaataataataatttttatattcattatttgtgTGCTGCATTGTAGCATATAAATGGCAGCGTTAAGCTGTGGAGTTGCTGTCTACTTGATGGCTAATTGGGTCAAAGCCAAGTGCAGAGAGGCTATAGCTTGATGTGCAGATGAAATGCTGAGAGTGCAATaccatttttgtgttttgtatggTTCTCCGGTCCGGGTATAGGTGTGACGTGATAGATTAAATGAGCTTTTAACAGATGCAGACTTATTAAACCTGTAATTATGCCATCATGTTAGATAGTGGGGTTACGTTTGCAGGTGCCTGGGTCCCACAGGGGACTTACATTGCTCAAATTGTTGCTGCTGCCTGCGTGCACATCTGGGCTCCTGGTCAGGTGCTGGGAATAAGGGCACAGCTGCAGGGAGCAGGCCCCCATGCTGCCTCCCCTCCCCCCGCTCCCCCTCCGCCCGTGGCATGGTGGGGGGACAGAAGCGGCACTTTGTGACCAGAGGGATGCAGGCACATTTCCCTTGGGATGACAGAACTGCATTTATCAGCAGAACGGCAATCCCTGGGTTTACTCCCTATGTATCTAAATGCGACAGCGAGAGCTTTATCACGGTGAGGAGAGCTCGCACCTTGTGCAGTTATATCAGGACGACTGCTGTTGATTTTCTTGATAGATTGAAATGTCTTGGCAGGTGTGCCGAAGCAATTGGCCACCGGCTGAGGGTGTATCGGGGATCATGGCAGCTTAAATCGGTCCAGGAGGAGTTGCAGCATCAAAAATACAGAtgagaaataataatttgttgccTTTTAAATCCTACTCCTACTCACCCCCTCTCTTTGCGTCTGAGTGAAAGTGCTCATGGGAGGTTTGGATGTCTATGACCCCCCAATCAAAGTGTCTAAAAGCTCTGACCCCAAATAGAGCTCACCTGTGCCCCTGAAGTTTACAGAGCCCCATTAGCAGAGACTCAGTCTGGGAtccgagggggggggggatggtcTTCAACCTAAAGTTCTTGTTTTCAAACCTGACAAGAGATCTGATCCTCACAGAAGATAAAAGGTGACAGATGTGTAATGAAGCCACTGAATGTCTGACTTGAAGATTTAACATGCGATATGCTGCACTCGTGGTATTCTGGAGTGAAACTGCAACATAAAAGTGAACCTGCAGACAAGAACAAACCACTTAAGTCTGCAGATACAGGTTAAAGCTGTGACCCCTTTTTTGAAAATACTCTATGTGTCTTACCCCCACACAGGCTGTTTTTCACTTCCCTAGCAGTAAACCACCGTTAATATTTCATGAGGGACGtactcaaaaagaaaaactgactATTTCTGCTTAATTTTTCGCCTTTTCCgttcctccatctcttttcccCCCTCTGCTTTTTTCCTGCAGTGTACTTCCTGACTAGAGATTAAATAATTCCATTGGAATCCTCTTAGGATGGGTTCCCAGCACTTGGCAattaaacaattacatttaatcaGCATGGGGCGACGCTTCAAGTCACCCTCATTTCAGACGTTGATTAAAAGCAATTCTGCAGTGGTTATTGCTGTCGACTTTGGAAACTATGGTTCACTTAGGTTTACTGCATCTGTGGGGTCAGGTTGGATAGCAATATGGCAGGTTCAGTGGTGGTCGAGAGCTGTATCTGCCTCTGGTGGGTAAGACAGTAATGACAGAACTCACGGCAGACCTTGTATTGTCCCTTAAGTCGGAGCTAGTTAGATTACTTGGAGACATTTTGACCCGACAGCGGAGAAGACTCAGGGAACAATGGAAAGGAGCGGGGCATTACCTTATGCATGTGGGAGTATAGATATAGTGTCAGTGAGTTTTTGCTTTTTACATTACACATGTGTATTCGACCGCGTCTATATACAcagctgtttctgtttgcatCTGCATTTCAGCGCATTTAGCTTGATTGAAATGCACCTTGACATGTACAATTTCATCATGCCATGCAATAACATCTCCCTCTGTGACGGCACAtgcggagggaggagggggctcTTGTGTGAGCCCTATTTGACATCATGCCATGAGTGAACGAGTGCAACGTGGCACAGGGCTGCAGCAAACTACCGTCTTCTCCTGTGCAACGCAGATGAGTTGTGATGGATACCCGGCCCCCTCTTGTGAAACCCAGGTGCCCCTGTTTCATAAGGCCCCCCCACTGGCTCTCCAGCCCTCTTAATTAGCAGCTTCCGTCAGCTGGCACCCAGGCCTTGGAGCACCAGTCGCCGGCCTCTGCCGCTGCCCACGGAATCAGGTTCACTCCACATCTTCAGCTCCTCTAGCACAAGCATCCACGGGGCgtgaagtttttttttgcaaacctTTAAATCATCCGTGAATCTTCCTTGCATCCGGATCACGTGCACGCTGGAAGTGGAaggtaaaatgtatttttcttggTTCTAATAATGACGGGCAGCTGCAGAGTGCACGAGTGGGGCCATGAGCTCTGAGTCGCAGCTGCAGATATGCTGCAACAAGACATTGATGATTTTTATATGATGAAGTCAAATATAGATAAAAGGTTTCACCAGGACGAGAATGTAGCCGTGCAGCATCATAGCAGCGCAGTAACAATAGTCTCTTCTAATGACATTCCCCCAGTAACTTCTTGCCTCTGCGAATCTCAAGGGGGATGCGCTACAAAAAGTGATAATTACATGAAATATACATAGAGAATAAAGGGAGCATGTTTACATAACCAGGCCCATAAATATCTGACTGGGAAGACATTGTTCTCAGACTCCTTTTAAGCTGATCTCCCAGGGATGCCATTTTAATGACATGATGGTTTAAAGAGATGCTGCTCCATCTCGTTCCATATTTAATTAACTTTTGCTTTTCTGacgcagaggaaaaaaacagactaAAGAAAAGCGTGATGGAGACAAACACGCTCGATAGCGGGGAGACAATAACAAATAGCTGggagaacagagagggaggcagggggaaCATGAGCAGAGACCTTGTCATGCTTTTGTGAGCTGTTTACAATACAAGAGATGCAAAGGGGGAGAAGGGGGGGAGCGAGAGCGAACGAGGACCGACATGGGTGAGGGAGGATGAGAGCGAACGACGAGGGGAAGAATGAACGGGAAGCcccagattttaaaaaaaaataaaggagatTGATGAAATTATAAGAAAAGAtaaagagggagacagggaagAGAGAATGAGGGGATTACTGcgagaataaaacattttatagttGGTCACCAATAATcaaaaaaggatgaaaagacaaactgatgACACAAAGCACTGGTTTAACTGACATTTCAGATTGTTAAAAATACAAGggcactcacatacacatagacaaaaagaattgaaaaaaataaagctgGATATTTGCTGCATAGTCGATTTAAGttacactgaaaacaacagcaaccaAATAACAGTAACATGACTAGTTTCAGATTCAGACTTTTGAGCTTAGAGCAAATGTCTCCgtcaaggcccagcagtccccttatgataccacatttaaattcactacatctggTGTattatttggatcagcaccaaattgcacagtcataaatatcag
Coding sequences:
- the LOC118117386 gene encoding histamine H3 receptor, coding for MEEQTDLNSSWHHFDGASARFQGSSVFSGAPFVVLMVMMVTLVLVIVLGNALVIFAFKVDKSLRRQCNYYFLNLAISDFLVGAFCIPVYIPYILTGRWTLGRGLCKLWLVMDYLLCSASAFNIVLISYDRFLSVTRAVSYRARQSMTHQAIIKMIAVWVLAFVLYGPAIIFWELVVGRSRVPKDECFAEFYYSWYFLLSASMLEFFSPFLSVAFFNLSIYLSIRRRRLQSRQVQLHLQMSEPASAQGEGIPLSHNWGFGMKLAVRGSFNSQTSSPSLGKLDPSPTRGAMPSRLSRDKKIAKSLAIIVCVFAICWAPYTLLMIIRAACRGRCIQHHWYEVTFWLLWLNSAINPFLYPLCHSSFRRAFSKILCAKRHSTQSPSVPRAGQ